The sequence ATGACATTTATGATGATGTGGTTGTGTACAGAACAAAATCAAAGCACTCGTGTGAGCCACCTGTTGCACCTGAACAACTTCTCCATGAAGATGAGTCATTACCCGAACAAAATCCGTTGTCATTCGGTGCTGTCAGTGAACAAGCAGAATATCTATATACAGATGCGTCATCACTGTCGTATCCTCGAGTATGTACTATCTCTCGTGAGCATAAACTAGAACCCGGCTACGAGCAGGGGCAACACTATCAGACTGAGGATGGACCGAACATTAGTGAAGTACAATCTCCCCAAGGCTATACATATAGTCAGCCACACCAAGATTGTAGGTTGTCTGTTGACAGACCTCGTGATAACGTGCAACCCACCGTAACGTCAACAGAAAACATATCAACACCAACATCGTATATTTATCCAAGCCTCAGTCCACAAGCATTAAGACGTTCACAACAACAGCAACACTTACAGTATGAGTATGATTATGCATGTGCTGATATCGGTCTATCAATGGACTCTGTGACGTCCGCCTCTGACATTGAGCAAATATCCTCTTCCGAGGGTGTTTTCGCTAGAAGAAATTATGACTATGCATATCAACTACAGTCCAGTCCTAGTTCCAGGCAAGTGTCTGATTCTGAAAAAGGTAACCCTGACCATAAGTATTACTACATCAGAAATCCTTCAGAGGGCTTTGATATTGACTCGTTTAATTCGAACAGCCGGCACTCATATGACACAATCTGTGATGTCAGAAGGATAGAATTGCCTGAACCAGAAGACCCACCAATCCATTTAGCGATTGGAAACACTGAGGCAGAGGCAACAGCCTCACGACCACGACACTATCAAAGTGTCAAAACAGAAGGTCAGCAAGAGATGAGCCCTTTCTCAAGAGCTACTTCTTCAGTGAATTCTGACGTTTCAGTTAGGATGAAGTTTGATCCACTACCTGATGTACCACATTTACAGCTTTCAAATAGTGAAGAAAGTGAAGCAAGATTGATCCTCTATGAAGATATCGACCCTCAGCCTTATGAACAGCCACATTTTAAATTATTGCCCAATAAAATTCGACATCAACTAGTCAGAGGACCCAATAAGAAGAAACTCCATTTGAATCATAGGAAGTCGACTAGACGTCCTTCAATACTAGATGTAGGAGCTGATCAAGCTCAATTTAGCACACAAACTCCAAAAGATAGTTGTCAGAGCGATGATGATTATGATACTATCCCAAATGAAGAAGTATATGACATGCTTCTAGAAGATAGTGGCATACATCACAGTTTAAGTGTCCCTATTTCCACTGTCAGAAGGCACAGTGTGTCAAGCCCAGAGTCACGTGAAGAGCTTCTTCAAAGTCTCAGTAGTAATGTAGTGGAAAAAAGGTTTCTGGAAACGAATAGACTTGGGGATTTGGTATACAGCAACTTGAATAACGCTGGAATTATTGATGTTGATGTTTCCTCCAGAACAAAAATTGTTAAAGAACTCGAGGAGCTAATGCAGGGTGCTCAATTGTCCCCGCCTATCATTCGTCCTCGATCACGACTTGTTTCAAAAATGGATCAGAGACTACTGCATAGATTTAGACGGACAGGAAGTATGTAGCTGAATAAAAATGACAGTTTTATGTGTTGCGATTATAATAGATACACTAAATCAGTATGTACAAAAACATGTGCAatgcgggggggggggggaggggagagaGCTGTCAATTGCATTGCATGGAGACAAAATGATTTATCATTATTCTCACACCACTTCTTAAacaaagtatatatatacatgcacatgtccATGCATTGTACAAGGTCCCTTTATTGGTACAAATGTATAATGATGTCGTGAATATTGTTTTTACCTCCAACAAATTTGGCTA comes from Halichondria panicea chromosome 3, odHalPani1.1, whole genome shotgun sequence and encodes:
- the LOC135332920 gene encoding uncharacterized protein LOC135332920; the encoded protein is MASKALRLKPPPIPTKSKLVQAFSQQQEPCDSELYDDIVSIKKYSTDANQNLTTENTDKNVSMLNFSEAVSIQKLEMKPKPQPKPRNSGDKVTITRLKPLPKPRTLHAACKVTVAHKKKPKPLPKPQVAAQESENVEHCFNTKKPPIPTPTLATTQDDDIYDDVVVYRTKSKHSCEPPVAPEQLLHEDESLPEQNPLSFGAVSEQAEYLYTDASSLSYPRVCTISREHKLEPGYEQGQHYQTEDGPNISEVQSPQGYTYSQPHQDCRLSVDRPRDNVQPTVTSTENISTPTSYIYPSLSPQALRRSQQQQHLQYEYDYACADIGLSMDSVTSASDIEQISSSEGVFARRNYDYAYQLQSSPSSRQVSDSEKGNPDHKYYYIRNPSEGFDIDSFNSNSRHSYDTICDVRRIELPEPEDPPIHLAIGNTEAEATASRPRHYQSVKTEGQQEMSPFSRATSSVNSDVSVRMKFDPLPDVPHLQLSNSEESEARLILYEDIDPQPYEQPHFKLLPNKIRHQLVRGPNKKKLHLNHRKSTRRPSILDVGADQAQFSTQTPKDSCQSDDDYDTIPNEEVYDMLLEDSGIHHSLSVPISTVRRHSVSSPESREELLQSLSSNVVEKRFLETNRLGDLVYSNLNNAGIIDVDVSSRTKIVKELEELMQGAQLSPPIIRPRSRLVSKMDQRLLHRFRRTGSM